A genomic segment from Bubalus bubalis isolate 160015118507 breed Murrah chromosome 5, NDDB_SH_1, whole genome shotgun sequence encodes:
- the LOC123465756 gene encoding 60S ribosomal protein L36, which produces MALRYPMAVGLNKGHKVTKNVGKPRHSRRRGRLTKHTKFVRDMIREVCGFAPYERRAMELLKVSKDKRALKFIKKRVGTHIRAKRKREELSNVLAAMRKAAAKKD; this is translated from the coding sequence ATGGCTCTGCGCTACCCCATGGCCGTGGGCCTCAACAAGGGTCACAAGGTGACCAAGAACGTGGGCAAGCCGAGGCACAGCCGCCGCCGCGGGCGTCTCACCAAACACACCAAGTTCGTGCGGGACATGATCCGGGAGGTGTGTGGCTTCGCCCCTTACGAGCGACGAGCCATGGAGCTGCTCAAGGTCTCCAAGGACAAGCGGGCCCTCAAGTTCATCAAGAAGAGGGTGGGGACACATATCCGCgcgaagaggaagagagaagagctgAGCAACGTCTTGGCCGCCATGAGGAAAGCGGCAGCCAAGAAGGACTGA